The following proteins come from a genomic window of Lolium rigidum isolate FL_2022 chromosome 5, APGP_CSIRO_Lrig_0.1, whole genome shotgun sequence:
- the LOC124655825 gene encoding acetylajmalan esterase-like, translating to MAAASSHAKFLLTLVLLQALMDSAAPACSVDAIYSFGDSIADTGNLLREGPVGFFSSIGSFPYGQTYEKPTGRCSDGLLIIDYLAMALDLPLINPYLDKTADFSSGVNFAVAGATALDRTYLLQNAIIMPPGNMPLSSQLDWFKAHLNATCPSQEDCAKKLGGALFLVGEIGGNDYNYAFFQKRSIEAVKAYVPQVVKSIMDFTKEVIELGATQIIIPGNFPIGCSPSYLSLFSVAGSADHDERGCLTSYNSFAAYHNEQLKVAIDNLRKANADISIIYADYYGAFLHLLDHASVLGFNEGSLLKACCGSGGEYNFNMDLMCGGLGSSTCTDPARHVSWDGIHLTQQAYRAMALSLLMEGFAQPSENVQEIWSC from the exons ATGGCAGCTGCTTCTTCGCATGCCAAGTTCCTCCTCACCTTGGTGCTATTGCAGGCTCTCATGGACtccgccgcgccggcctgctcCGTCGACGCCATCTACAGCTTCGGCGACTCCATTGCTGACACCGGCAACCTGCTCCGAGAAGGACCCGTTGGCTTCTTCTCCTCCATCGGCAGCTTCCCCTACGGCCAGACCTACGAGAAGCCCACCGGCCGCTGCTCTGACGGCCTCCTCATCATCGACTACTTGG CGATGGCGCTCGACCTGCCTCTGATCAACCCGTACCTGGACAAGACCGCCGACTTCAGCAGCGGCGTCAACTTCGCGGTAGCGGGCGCGACGGCACTGGACCGGACGTACCTCCTGCAGAACGCCATCATAATGCCGCCGGGGAACATGCCGCTCAGCTCCCAGCTCGACTGGTTCAAGGCGCACCTCAACGCCACATGCCCTTCGCAAGAAG ATTGTGCCAAGAAGCTGGGCGGAGCCCTGTTCTTGGTCGGGGAGATCGGCGGGAACGACTACAACTACGCGTTTTTTCAGAAGAGGTCCATCGAGGCCGTGAAGGCGTACGTGCCACAGGTGGTGAAGAGCATTATGGACTTCACAAAG GAGGTGATCGAGCTAGGAGCGACACAGATCATCATCCCTGGGAACTTCCCCATCGGGTGCTCGCCGAGTTATCTGTCCCTCTTCTCTGTCGCCGGCTCAGCGGACCACGACGAGAGGGGCTGCCTCACTAGCTACAACTCCTTTGCGGCGTACCACAACGAGCAGCTCAAGGTAGCCATTGACAACCTCCGGAAAGCCAACGCCGACATCTCCATCATCTACGCCGACTACTACGGCGCCTTCCTGCACCTCCTCGACCACGCATCAGTCCTTG GGTTCAACGAGGGATCGCTCCTCAAAGCATGCTGCGGGTCAGGCGGGGAGTACAACTTCAACATGGACCTGATGTGCGGCGGGCTGGGATCCAGCACGTGCACAGACCCGGCCCGGCACGTGAGCTGGGATGGCATCCACCTCACCCAGCAGGCCTACAGGGCCATGGCGCTGTCGCTCCTCATGGAGGGGTTCGCGCAGCCTAGCGAGAACGTTCAGGAGATATGGAGCTGCTGA